Proteins encoded by one window of Streptomyces clavuligerus:
- a CDS encoding helix-turn-helix domain-containing protein: MITDIESATPALCRLHLGTELRQLRQAAGLKANQVVRRLIWSPSKLTRLETGENATVEPSDVIALCDMYGADPEKRALLTSYAVVTKTKRDWWQSPEHRPAISPTFKAYLGLEATATSMYNYEAEFVPGLLQTDAYVRTLHQLMFKGHDDEEIERRVAVRMTRQEVLRRAELPLRFTAVINEAVLRRQVGGPAVMRAQLEHIAEVASSLPSVRVQVIPFRSGAHACMDGAFTLLRFRDGDSLKPIVYLEGLVDASVIRSVAEVGHHEEAFADLQADALGAKESLGVIREAMKEL; this comes from the coding sequence ATGATCACGGACATCGAGTCGGCTACGCCCGCTCTGTGCCGTCTGCACCTGGGAACCGAGTTAAGGCAGCTACGCCAGGCCGCCGGGCTCAAGGCCAACCAGGTCGTCCGACGGCTGATCTGGAGCCCGTCCAAGCTGACGAGGCTGGAGACCGGCGAGAACGCCACGGTCGAGCCGTCGGACGTCATCGCGCTCTGTGACATGTACGGCGCGGACCCGGAGAAGCGGGCGCTGCTCACGTCCTACGCCGTCGTCACGAAGACCAAGCGCGACTGGTGGCAGAGCCCTGAGCATCGGCCAGCCATAAGCCCCACGTTCAAGGCGTATCTGGGGCTGGAGGCGACTGCCACCTCGATGTACAACTACGAGGCGGAATTCGTCCCGGGCTTGCTCCAGACCGACGCGTACGTCCGCACGCTGCATCAGTTGATGTTCAAGGGACACGACGACGAGGAGATCGAGCGTCGTGTCGCCGTGCGCATGACCCGGCAGGAGGTGCTGCGCCGTGCCGAGTTGCCCCTGCGCTTCACAGCTGTCATCAACGAGGCGGTGCTCCGCCGTCAGGTAGGTGGCCCTGCGGTGATGCGGGCGCAGTTGGAGCACATCGCTGAGGTCGCCTCATCGCTGCCCTCGGTTCGGGTGCAGGTGATTCCCTTCCGGAGTGGCGCACATGCCTGCATGGATGGCGCTTTCACTCTGCTGCGCTTCCGCGACGGGGACTCCCTCAAGCCGATCGTCTACCTGGAGGGGCTGGTGGACGCGTCGGTGATCCGCAGCGTTGCGGAGGTGGGTCACCACGAGGAAGCGTTCGCGGACCTACAGGCCGATGCCTTGGGGGCGAAGGAGTCCCTGGGTGTGATCAGAGAAGCGATGAAGGAGCTGTGA
- a CDS encoding carbohydrate ABC transporter permease, producing MTPSVARRSARGVLAWLCGLLFFLPFAWLVLTSFHHETDAAANPPRIAADLTLQGYREFFGGGWETGPWPALANSLAASLAATLLVLLLAVPAAYALAVKPVRRTKDVLFFFLSTKMLPSVAALLPLYLFARNARLLDNIWLLIVLYTAMNLPIAVWMMRSFLAEIPHEILEAAAIDGARLPTVLTRIVAPVAAPGIAATALISFIFSWNELLLARVLTGVVAGTAPVHLTGFVTSQGLFLAKVCAAAVIVSLPVLAAGFAAQDKLVQGLSLGAVK from the coding sequence ATGACGCCCTCAGTGGCCCGCCGCAGCGCCCGGGGCGTGCTCGCCTGGCTCTGCGGTCTGCTCTTCTTCCTCCCGTTCGCGTGGCTGGTCCTCACCTCGTTCCACCACGAGACGGACGCCGCCGCCAACCCGCCCCGGATCGCGGCGGACCTGACCCTCCAGGGCTACCGGGAGTTCTTCGGCGGCGGATGGGAGACGGGCCCCTGGCCCGCCCTCGCCAACTCCCTCGCGGCGAGCCTCGCCGCCACCCTCCTCGTTCTCCTGCTCGCCGTCCCCGCCGCCTACGCGCTCGCCGTGAAGCCCGTACGCCGGACGAAGGACGTCCTCTTCTTCTTCCTCTCCACGAAGATGCTGCCCTCCGTCGCTGCCCTGCTGCCCCTCTACCTCTTCGCCCGCAACGCCCGGCTGCTGGACAACATCTGGCTGCTGATCGTCCTCTACACCGCGATGAACCTGCCGATCGCGGTCTGGATGATGCGCTCCTTCCTCGCCGAGATCCCCCACGAGATCCTGGAGGCAGCCGCCATCGACGGAGCGCGGCTGCCGACCGTCCTCACCCGGATCGTCGCCCCCGTCGCCGCGCCCGGTATCGCCGCCACCGCGCTGATCTCCTTCATCTTCAGTTGGAACGAGCTGCTGCTCGCCCGGGTGCTGACCGGCGTCGTGGCCGGAACCGCGCCGGTCCACCTCACCGGCTTCGTCACCAGCCAGGGACTTTTTCTGGCCAAGGTCTGTGCCGCCGCCGTCATCGTCTCCCTCCCCGTCCTCGCCGCTGGATTCGCTGCCCAGGACAAACTCGTCCAGGGCCTGTCACTCGGAGCCGTCAAGTGA
- a CDS encoding DUF397 domain-containing protein, which translates to MKEADWFTSTYSNDQGGQCVEAAVLPGAIAVRDSKNPDGPAFVFEGPAWTGFVDSLKAGAL; encoded by the coding sequence ATGAAGGAGGCCGACTGGTTCACGTCCACCTACAGCAACGACCAGGGCGGGCAGTGCGTCGAGGCCGCCGTCCTCCCCGGGGCGATAGCCGTCCGTGACTCCAAGAACCCCGACGGCCCCGCCTTCGTCTTCGAGGGGCCCGCGTGGACGGGCTTCGTCGACTCGCTCAAGGCGGGTGCCCTGTAG
- a CDS encoding S1 family peptidase: MVAVVAGLVTVSALIAPTAVAAESAPKPGAAQLAQVSDAVLDADISGTAWYTDAKSGKVVVTADSTVSAAEIDRIKKQAGAESGALKINRTPGTFSKMIAGGEAIYTAGARCTLGFNVVRAGVFYALTAGHCTNIGPSWTTAVGPLGNRFASVFPGSDHGVIQHAIPANADGRVYLHNGTYRDMVNASTPLIGQFVERSGSTTGYHTGRVTGLNATVNYGGGQLVYGLIQTNVCGQPGDSGGPLFSGNTAHGLLSGGSGNCTVGGTTFYEPVLRPLTQYGLTIF; this comes from the coding sequence ATGGTTGCCGTCGTGGCCGGTCTGGTCACGGTCTCGGCGCTCATCGCTCCCACCGCGGTGGCCGCCGAATCCGCGCCGAAGCCCGGCGCGGCCCAGCTCGCCCAGGTCAGTGACGCTGTTCTCGACGCCGATATCAGCGGCACCGCCTGGTACACGGACGCGAAGTCCGGCAAGGTCGTCGTCACCGCGGACTCGACGGTCTCCGCCGCCGAGATCGACAGGATCAAGAAGCAGGCGGGGGCGGAGTCCGGGGCGCTGAAGATCAATCGGACCCCGGGTACCTTCAGCAAGATGATCGCGGGCGGCGAGGCCATCTACACGGCCGGAGCCCGGTGCACCCTCGGCTTCAACGTGGTGCGGGCGGGCGTCTTCTACGCGCTCACCGCCGGGCACTGCACCAACATAGGCCCGTCGTGGACCACGGCGGTCGGGCCGCTCGGCAACCGCTTCGCCTCGGTGTTCCCGGGCTCCGACCACGGGGTGATCCAGCACGCGATCCCCGCCAACGCGGACGGCCGGGTGTACCTCCACAACGGCACCTACCGTGACATGGTCAACGCGAGCACCCCGCTCATCGGCCAGTTCGTGGAGCGCAGCGGCAGCACCACCGGCTACCACACCGGCCGGGTGACGGGCCTGAACGCCACGGTCAACTACGGCGGCGGCCAGCTTGTCTACGGTCTGATCCAGACCAACGTCTGTGGCCAGCCCGGTGACAGCGGCGGTCCGCTCTTCAGCGGGAACACCGCCCACGGTCTGCTCTCCGGTGGCAGTGGCAACTGCACGGTCGGCGGTACCACCTTCTACGAGCCGGTGCTGAGGCCGCTCACCCAGTACGGCCTGACCATCTTCTGA
- a CDS encoding C45 family autoproteolytic acyltransferase/hydolase, whose protein sequence is MATAPLVIRAEGGPRERGARYGAAARDKVRMSLGSYERVYAKFAGMSWTEATTLAGEFVPVLSGWRPEYLEEIRGIAEGAGVSFEDVLALNLRTEIMFSGKARRLAEETGIRPPAECTAFCDLRGPEPLAGQNWDWIPFAHDTVVVLETAPERGPRWVSVVEAGLLAKFGMNSAGIAVVTNALVTSLDVGAPGVPYHMLLRALLESESMAAAEEVLRGADRASSANYLLVGEGRGVDAEARPGGVGDLGWRRTGAEAVLVHCNHFVCAEAEFSSSGTDHGPEIMPDSLLRRERALSLAGRMPEPSVDGWHEVLTDHENFPAAVCCHPHPERTALEQGSTVASVVMEPERRLMHLVLGRPCEAPRVTYDYGTFLAG, encoded by the coding sequence ATGGCTACGGCACCGCTGGTCATCAGGGCTGAAGGCGGTCCGCGCGAGCGCGGGGCGCGGTACGGGGCCGCCGCGCGGGACAAGGTCCGGATGTCACTGGGCAGCTATGAGCGGGTGTACGCCAAGTTCGCCGGGATGAGCTGGACGGAAGCGACCACGCTCGCCGGGGAGTTCGTCCCGGTCCTCTCGGGCTGGCGGCCGGAGTACCTGGAGGAGATACGGGGCATCGCGGAGGGCGCGGGGGTGTCCTTCGAGGATGTCCTGGCGCTGAATCTGCGGACCGAGATCATGTTCTCGGGCAAGGCGCGCCGGCTGGCCGAGGAGACGGGCATACGGCCGCCCGCCGAGTGCACGGCCTTCTGCGATCTGCGCGGGCCGGAGCCGCTGGCGGGGCAGAACTGGGACTGGATTCCGTTCGCGCACGACACGGTGGTGGTGCTGGAGACCGCGCCGGAGCGGGGTCCCCGATGGGTGTCGGTGGTCGAGGCGGGGCTGCTCGCGAAGTTCGGGATGAACTCCGCCGGGATCGCCGTGGTGACCAATGCGCTGGTCACCTCGTTGGACGTGGGCGCGCCGGGAGTCCCGTACCACATGCTGCTGCGGGCGCTGCTGGAGTCGGAGTCGATGGCGGCGGCCGAGGAGGTGCTGCGGGGCGCCGATCGGGCGTCGTCGGCGAACTATCTGCTGGTGGGCGAGGGCCGGGGAGTGGACGCGGAGGCCCGTCCCGGTGGCGTGGGCGATCTCGGCTGGCGGCGGACGGGTGCGGAGGCGGTCCTCGTCCACTGCAATCACTTCGTCTGCGCCGAAGCGGAGTTCAGCTCATCGGGTACGGATCACGGACCGGAGATCATGCCGGATTCGCTCCTCCGGCGGGAGCGGGCGCTGTCGCTGGCGGGGCGGATGCCCGAACCGTCGGTCGACGGGTGGCACGAGGTGCTGACCGATCACGAGAACTTCCCGGCGGCGGTGTGCTGCCATCCGCATCCGGAGCGGACCGCGCTGGAGCAGGGGTCGACGGTGGCGAGTGTGGTGATGGAACCCGAGCGGCGGCTGATGCATCTGGTGCTGGGGAGACCGTGTGAGGCGCCGAGAGTGACGTACGACTATGGAACGTTTCTCGCCGGCTGA
- a CDS encoding sigma-70 family RNA polymerase sigma factor — MPPVEEFPRPPGVDFAHSSGAESPRPPSAESPRPSRAESPRPSGAEFLRPPGEEFLRALYAHHGSVMLRFAARLLGGDWHRAEDVFQEAALRAWQHAGELDPTTVTLRPWLFTVIRNLVIDDHRVRRARPPEEGAPPLAGLPVSDGVDHTLTSHVVVDALRDLAPYQQEVLLHVYYLGRSVRQTALALGVPPGTVKSRTHYAIRALRAGLTNRGLTAV, encoded by the coding sequence ATGCCACCTGTCGAGGAGTTCCCGCGTCCGCCCGGCGTGGATTTCGCGCACTCGTCCGGGGCGGAGTCGCCACGTCCGCCCAGCGCGGAGTCGCCGCGTCCATCCAGGGCGGAGTCGCCGCGTCCGTCCGGCGCGGAGTTTCTGCGTCCGCCCGGCGAGGAGTTTCTGCGCGCCCTCTACGCCCATCACGGCTCGGTCATGCTGCGCTTCGCGGCCCGGCTCCTCGGCGGCGACTGGCACCGGGCCGAGGACGTCTTCCAGGAGGCCGCCCTCCGCGCCTGGCAGCACGCGGGCGAGCTGGACCCCACGACCGTGACCCTGCGGCCCTGGCTGTTCACCGTCATCCGCAATCTGGTGATCGACGACCATCGGGTGCGCCGCGCACGCCCGCCGGAGGAGGGCGCTCCGCCGCTCGCGGGCCTGCCCGTGTCCGACGGGGTCGATCACACGCTCACCTCGCATGTGGTGGTCGACGCCCTGCGGGACCTCGCGCCCTATCAGCAGGAGGTGCTGCTCCACGTGTACTACCTGGGGCGCAGCGTCCGGCAGACGGCGCTGGCCCTCGGGGTGCCGCCGGGGACGGTCAAGTCGCGGACGCACTATGCGATCCGGGCGCTGCGCGCGGGGCTGACGAACCGTGGGCTGACAGCCGTCTGA
- a CDS encoding alpha/beta fold hydrolase encodes MGGGGSRDGTAGTEGTHGRAAEAGLWRRALLRGGAGAAVGGTILAGTANAAGRGRGAGAVAGGADVRRPIRPIPVPAQAPAREGTVEVDGGARLAYWDTGGDGAPVVLLHPASSSAETWPYQQPFLARAGYRVIGYSRRGVGGAEPGDTTRPGTGSGDLHTLADALGLGRFHAVGVAAGGGIALDHALQHPERLRSLTLSCTLGGIQEQEYENLLASLRPPAWGSWPVQFRELGPAYRAADPDGTARWAEIAQRAATGRVGQPYAVPATWAHLEALTVPTLLIWGDGDLFTPPPVQRVLAGHLTRARVRTAVLDECGHNAHWERSDLFNPTLLGFLRRNPR; translated from the coding sequence ATGGGCGGCGGAGGCAGCAGGGACGGAACGGCCGGAACGGAGGGAACGCACGGCAGGGCGGCGGAGGCCGGGCTCTGGCGGCGGGCCCTGCTGCGCGGCGGAGCCGGGGCGGCGGTCGGCGGAACGATCCTGGCCGGAACGGCGAACGCCGCAGGCAGGGGGAGGGGCGCCGGAGCCGTGGCCGGGGGAGCGGACGTCCGTCGGCCGATCCGGCCGATCCCCGTCCCCGCGCAGGCCCCGGCCCGCGAAGGGACCGTGGAGGTCGACGGCGGCGCCCGGCTCGCCTACTGGGACACCGGAGGGGACGGCGCCCCCGTCGTCCTGCTCCACCCCGCCAGTTCGAGCGCCGAGACCTGGCCCTACCAGCAGCCGTTCCTCGCCCGCGCCGGATACCGCGTGATCGGGTACTCGCGGCGCGGCGTCGGCGGCGCCGAACCCGGGGACACGACCCGCCCCGGGACCGGCTCCGGCGATCTCCACACCCTGGCCGACGCCCTCGGACTCGGCCGCTTCCACGCCGTCGGCGTCGCGGCGGGCGGCGGCATCGCCCTCGACCACGCCCTCCAGCACCCGGAACGCCTGCGCTCCCTGACCCTGTCCTGCACCCTCGGCGGCATCCAGGAGCAGGAGTACGAGAATCTCCTGGCCTCCCTCCGCCCGCCCGCCTGGGGCAGTTGGCCCGTGCAGTTCCGGGAGCTGGGACCCGCCTACCGGGCGGCCGACCCGGACGGCACCGCCCGTTGGGCGGAGATCGCCCAACGGGCCGCCACCGGCCGGGTCGGCCAGCCCTACGCCGTCCCCGCCACCTGGGCCCACCTCGAAGCGCTCACCGTGCCCACGCTGCTGATCTGGGGCGACGGCGATCTCTTCACACCACCGCCCGTGCAACGGGTGCTCGCCGGGCACCTCACCCGCGCCCGCGTCAGGACCGCCGTCCTCGACGAGTGCGGACACAACGCCCATTGGGAGCGGTCCGACCTCTTCAACCCCACCCTGCTCGGCTTCCTCCGCAGAAACCCGAGGTAG
- a CDS encoding carbohydrate ABC transporter permease, with protein MNPATSPTRATRAIRATRVTRLISDPPRNKPPRGERAAAWARRAPLLPALVLLVVVTQLPFVGTVAISFMRWNALAPDDRGFSGLDNYRTALTDPDLRSAMLTTVQLTASVVLVSLLFGLGLALLLDGRFLGRGIVRTLLITPFLVVPVAAALLWKHALYNASYGLINGGLTALWRLFGSDDPPRTDWLSTDPLTAVAISLVWQWTPFMMLILLAGLQSRASDTVEAARVDGAGPWQIFRHLTLPHLRRHLELAVLLGSVYVVQNFDAVFTLTSGGVGSANLPYSVYDTFYQAHDYGLASAQGVIVLACSLAVASLALRTVSSLLREERP; from the coding sequence ATGAACCCCGCGACGAGCCCGACGCGCGCCACAAGAGCGATACGTGCCACAAGAGTGACGCGCCTTATCAGTGACCCGCCGAGGAATAAACCTCCGCGCGGAGAACGAGCCGCCGCCTGGGCCCGCCGGGCACCCCTGCTGCCCGCCCTCGTCCTCCTGGTCGTCGTCACCCAGCTCCCCTTCGTCGGCACCGTGGCGATCTCGTTCATGCGCTGGAACGCGCTCGCCCCCGACGACCGGGGCTTCAGCGGCCTCGACAACTACCGCACCGCCCTCACCGACCCCGACCTGCGCTCCGCCATGCTCACCACGGTGCAGCTCACCGCCTCCGTCGTCCTGGTGAGCCTGCTGTTCGGACTCGGCCTCGCCCTCCTCCTGGACGGCCGGTTCCTCGGCCGGGGCATCGTCCGCACCCTCCTCATCACCCCCTTCCTCGTCGTCCCCGTCGCCGCCGCGCTGCTGTGGAAACACGCCCTCTACAACGCCTCGTACGGACTGATCAACGGCGGTCTCACCGCGCTCTGGCGGCTCTTCGGCAGCGACGACCCGCCCCGGACCGACTGGCTTTCCACCGACCCCCTGACGGCGGTGGCGATCTCCCTCGTCTGGCAGTGGACGCCGTTCATGATGCTGATCCTGCTCGCCGGGCTCCAGAGCCGTGCCTCCGACACCGTCGAGGCCGCCCGCGTCGACGGCGCGGGCCCCTGGCAGATCTTCCGCCATCTGACCCTGCCGCATCTGCGCCGCCATCTGGAGCTGGCGGTCCTCCTCGGCAGCGTCTACGTGGTCCAGAACTTCGACGCCGTCTTCACCCTGACCTCCGGAGGTGTGGGCTCCGCCAACCTCCCCTACAGCGTCTACGACACCTTCTACCAGGCCCACGACTACGGACTCGCCTCCGCGCAGGGCGTCATCGTCCTCGCCTGCTCGCTGGCGGTCGCGAGCCTCGCACTGCGCACCGTCTCGTCCCTGCTCCGTGAGGAGAGGCCATGA
- a CDS encoding ABC transporter substrate-binding protein, which yields MTRPRLTRVRTAPALLALALSLTACTGPAGFGGGAGGTASLRVLMVNNPQMVDLQKLTAAHFTHATGIEVDFTVLPENDVRDKISQDFSAQAGQYDVATISNYETPIYARNGWLAPLTAYATADTGFDQRDVLPTVRQSLTADGEIYAQPFYGESSFLMYRKDVFAERKLTMPARPTWTQIARLAAAVDGARPGMKGICLRGQPGWGQLASPLTTVVNTMGGTWFDKDWTARVDSPEFTRAVRFYVGLVRSHGEPGAAQAGYTECLNTMEQGGAAMWYDATSAAGSLEREGSPVAGRIGYAPAPVERTESSGWLYTWAWGLQKESRNHDAAWKFISWASGKGYENLVGEQLGWSRVPAGKRASTYTNPRYTAAARPFAEATRSALTRADPLDPGVQERPAPGIQFVGIPEFTDLGTEVSRQISAAIAGRVDIDRAIERGQSLAAEVGAEYAKR from the coding sequence ATGACACGACCCCGGCTGACACGAGTCCGTACGGCACCGGCCCTGCTCGCCCTGGCCCTGTCGCTGACCGCCTGCACCGGCCCGGCAGGCTTCGGCGGCGGCGCGGGCGGCACCGCCTCCCTCCGGGTCCTCATGGTCAACAACCCGCAGATGGTGGACCTCCAGAAGCTCACCGCCGCCCACTTCACCCACGCCACCGGCATCGAGGTCGACTTCACCGTCCTCCCCGAGAACGACGTCCGCGACAAGATCAGCCAGGACTTCAGCGCCCAGGCGGGCCAGTACGACGTGGCCACCATCAGCAACTACGAGACCCCGATCTACGCACGGAACGGCTGGCTGGCCCCGCTCACCGCCTACGCCACCGCCGACACCGGGTTCGACCAGCGGGACGTCCTGCCCACCGTCCGCCAGTCCCTGACCGCCGACGGGGAGATCTACGCCCAGCCCTTCTACGGCGAGTCCAGCTTCCTCATGTACCGGAAGGACGTCTTCGCCGAACGGAAGCTGACCATGCCCGCCCGCCCCACCTGGACGCAGATCGCGCGGCTCGCCGCAGCGGTGGACGGCGCCCGCCCCGGGATGAAGGGCATCTGCCTGCGCGGCCAGCCCGGCTGGGGCCAGCTCGCCTCCCCGCTGACGACCGTCGTCAACACCATGGGCGGCACCTGGTTCGACAAGGACTGGACCGCCCGCGTCGACAGCCCCGAGTTCACCCGCGCCGTCCGCTTCTACGTCGGCCTCGTCCGCTCCCACGGCGAACCGGGCGCCGCCCAGGCGGGCTACACCGAATGCCTCAACACCATGGAACAGGGCGGAGCGGCCATGTGGTACGACGCCACGTCCGCCGCCGGTTCGCTGGAACGGGAGGGCTCCCCGGTCGCCGGGAGGATCGGCTACGCGCCCGCCCCGGTGGAACGGACGGAAAGCTCCGGCTGGCTCTACACCTGGGCCTGGGGCCTCCAGAAGGAGAGCCGGAACCATGACGCCGCGTGGAAGTTCATCTCCTGGGCCTCCGGCAAGGGGTACGAGAACCTCGTCGGCGAACAGCTCGGCTGGTCCCGGGTACCCGCCGGCAAACGGGCCTCCACCTACACCAACCCCCGCTACACCGCCGCCGCCCGGCCCTTCGCCGAGGCCACCCGCTCCGCGCTGACCCGCGCCGACCCGCTCGACCCCGGCGTGCAGGAACGGCCCGCGCCCGGCATCCAGTTCGTCGGCATCCCCGAGTTCACCGACCTCGGCACCGAGGTCTCCCGGCAGATCAGCGCCGCCATCGCGGGCCGCGTCGACATCGACCGCGCCATCGAACGGGGCCAGTCGCTGGCGGCCGAGGTCGGGGCGGAGTACGCGAAACGATGA
- a CDS encoding zinc-dependent alcohol dehydrogenase family protein, which yields MKAAVISAPGVVSVERLDDPAPGPREVVVKVASCGLCGTDLHILQGEFAPSLPIVPGHEFAGTIVATGTAVSELAVGDRVAVDPCLYCNECHYCRRGRNNLCERYAAIGVTVPGAAAEYVAAPVANCVRLPEHIGLADAALIEPLSCAVRGYDVLRSRLAESVLIYGSGTMGLILLELAKRTGAVAVDVVDINPERLATARQLGCTSAVETAEALERPRGWDVVIDATGSERAIQDAIGRVGRGGTYLQFGVADYAARTTIEPYRIYHEEITITGSMAVLHSYERAADLFATGVLDPSVFISDRLPLTEYATALERFRSGQGRKILVTP from the coding sequence GTGAAAGCAGCCGTCATCAGCGCCCCCGGGGTCGTCTCGGTGGAAAGACTCGACGACCCGGCGCCCGGCCCCCGTGAGGTGGTGGTCAAGGTCGCTTCCTGCGGCCTGTGCGGGACCGATCTCCATATCCTTCAGGGCGAGTTCGCGCCATCCCTCCCCATCGTCCCCGGACATGAGTTCGCGGGGACGATTGTCGCCACCGGTACCGCCGTCAGCGAACTCGCCGTCGGTGACCGGGTCGCCGTCGACCCCTGCCTCTACTGCAACGAATGCCACTACTGCCGCCGGGGCCGCAACAACCTCTGCGAGCGGTACGCCGCGATCGGCGTCACCGTCCCCGGCGCCGCCGCCGAGTACGTCGCCGCCCCGGTCGCGAACTGTGTCCGCCTGCCCGAGCACATCGGCCTGGCGGACGCGGCGCTGATCGAGCCGCTGTCCTGCGCCGTACGCGGTTACGACGTCCTGCGCAGCCGACTCGCCGAGAGCGTCCTGATCTACGGCTCCGGAACGATGGGGCTGATCCTTCTGGAACTCGCCAAGCGCACCGGAGCCGTCGCCGTCGACGTCGTCGACATCAATCCCGAACGCCTGGCCACGGCCCGGCAACTCGGCTGCACCTCCGCCGTGGAGACCGCCGAGGCGCTCGAACGGCCCCGGGGCTGGGACGTCGTCATCGACGCGACCGGCAGCGAACGGGCCATCCAGGACGCCATCGGCCGGGTCGGACGCGGCGGAACGTATCTTCAGTTCGGCGTCGCCGACTACGCGGCCCGGACCACGATCGAGCCGTACCGGATCTACCACGAGGAGATCACCATCACCGGGTCGATGGCCGTGCTGCACAGCTACGAACGCGCCGCCGACCTCTTCGCGACGGGCGTCCTCGACCCCTCCGTCTTCATCAGTGACCGGCTGCCGCTGACGGAGTACGCCACCGCCCTCGAACGGTTCAGATCCGGCCAGGGCCGCAAAATCCTGGTCACGCCATGA
- a CDS encoding ATP-binding protein: MSANPDAAANCFSVMDRCRPQRLDTVAVAVPPQPGIQRAEVSFRPDPKCVSRLRALSADLLNLSGVLDGDVIDTVQLLVSEIATNALTHGNGKCVTFRLECDPIGFIRIEVDDHSNPAAGTPAVRCAGPEDENGRGMRLVTVLSRDWGREGTCTWCTVPSVSQTREFLR, encoded by the coding sequence ATGTCAGCCAACCCTGACGCCGCCGCCAACTGCTTTTCGGTCATGGACCGTTGCCGCCCGCAGCGACTCGACACAGTCGCCGTAGCCGTTCCGCCGCAGCCGGGTATTCAGCGGGCGGAGGTATCGTTCCGCCCTGATCCGAAATGTGTTTCCCGGCTCCGCGCGCTCAGCGCGGACCTGCTGAATCTCAGCGGTGTACTGGACGGCGACGTCATTGACACCGTTCAGCTCCTCGTGAGTGAAATCGCCACCAATGCGCTGACGCACGGAAATGGTAAGTGCGTCACCTTTCGGCTGGAGTGCGATCCGATCGGCTTTATTCGTATCGAAGTGGACGACCATTCCAACCCGGCGGCCGGAACCCCTGCGGTGCGCTGTGCCGGGCCCGAGGACGAGAACGGCCGGGGAATGCGTTTGGTCACGGTGCTGTCCCGGGACTGGGGCAGGGAAGGAACGTGTACCTGGTGCACCGTTCCTTCCGTATCGCAAACCCGGGAATTTCTTCGGTAG
- a CDS encoding DeoR/GlpR family DNA-binding transcription regulator yields the protein MRSEERHQRLLAEARRRGRVEVTALASDFGVAPETIRRDLSELERRGLVRRTHGGAYPVESAGFETSLAQRVTMHVENKRRIAAEAVKHLGGAETVFIDEGYTPQLLAALLPTDRPLTVVTASLPTAAAVAESANITVLLLGGRVRARTLATVGAWACQMLDGFVIDLAYIGANGISREHGLTTPDSVVADVKAKAIKVSRRRVFMGHHGKFGAGSFCRFADVTDFEAIITDTGLSSAEAHRYSLLGPQVVRV from the coding sequence ATACGTTCGGAGGAACGGCATCAGCGACTCCTCGCCGAGGCGCGCCGCCGGGGCCGCGTCGAAGTCACCGCCCTGGCCTCGGACTTCGGAGTCGCGCCGGAGACGATCCGCCGGGACCTGAGCGAGCTCGAACGCCGGGGGCTCGTGCGGCGCACGCACGGCGGTGCGTACCCGGTCGAGAGCGCCGGTTTTGAGACCTCCCTCGCGCAACGCGTCACCATGCACGTCGAGAACAAACGCCGGATCGCCGCCGAGGCCGTGAAACATCTCGGCGGCGCGGAGACGGTCTTCATCGACGAGGGCTACACCCCGCAGCTCCTCGCCGCGCTTCTGCCCACGGACCGTCCGCTGACGGTGGTGACGGCGTCACTCCCGACGGCCGCCGCCGTCGCCGAGTCGGCGAACATCACGGTGCTGCTGCTCGGCGGCCGGGTCCGGGCCCGGACCCTGGCCACCGTGGGCGCGTGGGCCTGCCAGATGCTGGACGGCTTCGTGATCGACCTGGCGTACATCGGTGCCAACGGCATCTCGCGGGAGCACGGGCTCACCACGCCCGACTCGGTGGTGGCCGATGTGAAGGCCAAGGCGATCAAGGTGTCGCGGCGCCGGGTGTTCATGGGGCACCACGGGAAGTTCGGCGCGGGCAGTTTCTGCCGCTTCGCCGATGTCACCGATTTTGAAGCGATCATCACGGACACGGGGCTGTCGAGCGCGGAGGCGCACCGCTACTCCCTGCTCGGCCCGCAGGTCGTCCGGGTGTGA